The following coding sequences lie in one Flavobacterium sediminis genomic window:
- a CDS encoding nucleoside phosphorylase-I family protein, whose amino-acid sequence MGSGSLPVSKGILKIEKGKVAYKKSSGTINLLEADINWLVDLKAKEKTQIDIHKLIVQGTGIQLNAKADVKRILTAPQITADLQSDIDLTQLKKAFPVSTNYHFEGKAVLDAKTNLNYDLAKNEVDYKNIILSGKCFLNNLKFKAPKDTISIDIQKTEIEVDKNQMESFVAHLDVEQLNLNYKDFHQIHSKKMKADLARGKKVGSKYPIDVNLAIEQLNYSSKDSIGGEVENTNLLLKVIPGKGEESSIFSAALASQKLKARQKDKKIFIEDGNYTFSVQKDKIKDKDWYPKGSIAFNKLVAIIPELGIPCLVKKTRVNFEDRNITLDNAFVALGKSKMRLSGNINNVFPRDKKDTTLYASLSVRSRYIDANQLMSAMHNNTAAVNNLEKVTEEKLDSEKTVTQKSVFKIPANINFSLDTSVDKLAFGDLEFSNIKGDVSIKESQLNLSNLSLKLNEAELQTKFKYKPVDETSAKIFYSMSIHNIEMEQIKDMVPVIDTLLPVAKTLEGKADFVIKGMMTINESMEPVIKTVKSIAALKAQNLKITESEAFKELAKTFMFKDKSNATIDNLEVEMLIEDSHLEILPALVEVDRYQLAIGGIQNVDLSYNYHISVLKSQIPFKTGVDVKGIIPNYDISLSKAKYKYYFTDKERLQSKADSTLIKKKAFIQDKIKF is encoded by the coding sequence TTGGGAAGTGGAAGTTTACCAGTATCTAAAGGAATATTAAAAATTGAAAAAGGGAAAGTAGCTTACAAAAAATCATCCGGAACGATAAATCTTTTGGAAGCTGACATTAATTGGTTAGTTGATTTGAAAGCAAAAGAAAAAACACAGATTGATATCCATAAATTAATTGTTCAGGGAACAGGAATTCAGCTTAATGCAAAAGCAGATGTAAAACGTATTTTGACAGCACCTCAAATAACAGCAGATTTACAATCTGATATCGATTTGACACAACTTAAAAAAGCTTTTCCAGTGAGTACAAATTATCATTTTGAAGGGAAAGCTGTTCTGGATGCAAAGACCAACTTAAATTATGATTTAGCAAAAAACGAGGTAGACTATAAGAATATCATTCTTTCGGGAAAATGTTTTTTGAACAATTTAAAATTCAAAGCTCCAAAAGACACGATCTCGATTGATATCCAAAAGACAGAAATAGAAGTCGATAAAAATCAGATGGAAAGCTTTGTAGCCCATTTAGATGTAGAGCAATTAAACCTGAATTATAAAGATTTTCATCAAATTCATTCTAAAAAAATGAAAGCCGATTTAGCCAGAGGAAAAAAAGTAGGTTCAAAATATCCTATTGATGTAAACTTAGCTATTGAACAACTCAACTATTCTTCAAAAGACAGTATAGGAGGTGAGGTAGAAAATACGAATCTTCTTTTAAAAGTAATTCCGGGAAAAGGAGAAGAATCTTCTATTTTTTCAGCAGCCTTAGCTTCTCAAAAACTAAAAGCGCGTCAAAAAGATAAAAAAATATTCATAGAAGATGGTAATTATACTTTCAGTGTTCAAAAAGATAAGATAAAAGATAAAGACTGGTATCCTAAAGGTTCTATAGCATTTAACAAATTAGTAGCAATAATTCCAGAGTTAGGAATTCCTTGTTTAGTAAAGAAAACCAGAGTTAATTTTGAAGATAGAAATATTACTTTAGATAATGCATTTGTAGCTCTAGGAAAGTCTAAAATGAGATTAAGTGGAAACATAAACAATGTTTTTCCTAGAGATAAAAAAGACACAACCTTATACGCTTCGTTATCCGTAAGATCCCGTTATATAGATGCAAATCAGTTGATGAGTGCAATGCATAACAATACTGCGGCAGTTAATAATTTAGAGAAAGTGACAGAAGAAAAACTTGATAGCGAGAAAACAGTAACCCAAAAATCAGTTTTTAAAATTCCTGCCAATATTAATTTTTCATTAGATACATCGGTTGACAAATTAGCCTTTGGAGATTTGGAATTTTCTAACATAAAAGGAGATGTAAGTATAAAAGAATCACAATTAAATTTGTCAAATCTAAGCCTGAAATTAAATGAAGCCGAATTGCAAACGAAATTTAAATACAAACCAGTAGATGAAACTTCGGCAAAAATATTTTACTCCATGTCAATTCATAACATAGAAATGGAGCAAATCAAAGATATGGTTCCGGTTATTGACACATTATTGCCAGTCGCAAAAACACTAGAAGGAAAAGCAGATTTTGTGATAAAAGGAATGATGACAATTAACGAATCCATGGAACCTGTTATAAAAACAGTAAAAAGTATTGCCGCTTTAAAAGCTCAGAATTTAAAAATTACAGAAAGCGAAGCATTTAAAGAATTAGCAAAAACATTTATGTTTAAAGATAAAAGCAATGCTACTATTGATAATCTTGAAGTGGAAATGCTTATTGAAGACAGTCATTTGGAAATATTACCTGCTTTAGTCGAGGTTGACCGTTATCAGTTAGCAATAGGCGGAATTCAAAATGTTGACCTTTCCTATAATTATCATATATCGGTATTAAAATCTCAAATTCCGTTTAAAACCGGTGTGGATGTAAAAGGAATTATTCCCAACTATGATATTAGTTTATCAAAAGCTAAATATAAATACTATTTTACAGATAAAGAACGTTTACAAAGCAAAGCAGACAGCACATTAATAAAGAAAAAAGCTTTTATACAAGACAAAATTAAGTTTTAA